The sequence TCCACCCTCCCAATTCTCTTTCTTGGCGCATCTCTTCCCATGGCCCAACTGATCCATCCCACCAAATATTCATAGCATACTATCAATCCCCTGCTCAGCAGAACCCGTATCAATCCCCACAACAATCGAACTACCAgcaatcaccatcatctcatcaagcCTTCCAATCGCCTTATCAATCCCAAAACCAGGGATACAACAACTCCCCTCAACAGGGTTATTTAAATTaccaacaacagcagcaaaCTCCTCAGCAGGGGTATCAAAGTCCACCGCAACAGCAACAGGGGTACTTTAACCAGCctggaggaggagcagggtaTGGACAGCAACCTCAGAGTCCGCCTGGTGAGTGTGTACGCTGCGAAGTGGTCTTCCACAGAGTGATCTCCTTTGATCGCCCTACATTCTACTCTCCGAGCATACCATAAACCCGTAAACCCCTCGCTCTCATCTCCGTAATAACACTCTCAACTGACCTATGTCCGATGGTATAGTCGAAGTGACCCACTCCCCCTTCGTCCGAACCGACTCCTCCGCCCGACTGACATTCTCAGAGATGGCACGTATGGCAGGTAGACCCCAAACGTTCGACGAGATGTATGCTGTTCCGGAAAGTTTCCTCGAAATTGAAATTAGGAATCCTATGACTCACGGGATCGGGAGGAAGATGTACACGGATTATGAGATTGtttgtatggtgagtttggctcTTTATTCTTGAGTACAGATCGGTGTGGTGGAAGGTATCAGGCTAGGGTTGGCATTGGGACTTTGGAAATGGCATGATTCCATTCTTTGCCGAACATCTAGTACTTTGTCAGGACCTTACTGTGACAGGCGAACAACCCTCATGAGACACTAGCTAGATAAAATACACACTGACATGTCTGTGACACTTCACCCGCAGACCAACATCCCAGCTTTCAAACTCCGTCATTCGGTCGTACGTAGACGATACTCCGATTTCGAAGCTTTCAGAGATATTCTAGAAAGGGAAAGTACGAGGGTGAATATCCCCCCCTTACCTGGAAAAGTGAGTAAGGCTCTTAAGTGTCCATCAGTACCACACATCTCATCGTGGAAACATATCAAAGCACCAGAAATTAAAATCCTTCTCTGTGTATCTGCCGGGGCTGACATATCTCCTTTTTGTACCTTGTACCTAGGTATTCACCAACCGATTCACCGACGAAATCATCGAACAGCGACGAGAGGGATTGCAGCGATTCCTCGAGATCGTCGCTGGACATCCGCTCTTGCAGACTGGAAGTAAAGTCCTGTGTGCGTTTTTACAGGATCCTTCGTGGGAGAAGTCCCAGTGGGTGTAAGCCAAGCTAGAAGAGATCGATGGATTgtagagaaggaagaggcgaCTCTAAGCGGGATGTATGTAGAGATACAAGCAGAATTACATCATTGTACccgatgaggatgagcgaGTCATCTTGTGGAATGATGGTTGAGTGTGTTTTTGAGTGTTTCTAATACTATCAGTCATACTATGGACAAGAGATATTACATTACATAGAATGTGAATGAAATGTACATATTGTATCCTTGCACCGTAAATCACAGAATACGATATTCTCCTCACATGATGGATCCCATATTAATATCACCAGATCTACAAGGCCTATCTACGATTTCCCCTCCAGATCACTAAGCCCTCTCAATCTTACTCTTCAACTCACTAACACTGACAGCCCCGGCATCCTCATCATAATCGTCCCACCTATCTTCATTCTCCTTATGCAgctcatcccaatcaatctcaaaaCTTGTGTCCGTCTCTTCACCTTTAGCCAGCCATCTACCTCTGAAGTGGAATTCTGTAAATTCAAGACCTCGGCAATCTAGGGATATGAGGGGTTCGAATGCagaagtagaggaggaataggggatgggggaggtggatttggatttggatttgggggatgggttggagggCGCGAATGAAGCGGAATGTTCTTTCTGCGAATCATCAGATTGAAAGATCAACTTCCATTGTATTTCTGAAGGATCAAGCTTTTCGTCGgcagtatgatgatgagttgtgGTGATTGTCGAAAATGTGATGTGAAGGAACGACGGTCATCTtgtcatcactcaccttacaATTCCCACATCGCCATACGAAATGTGCTGATCCCTTCGATCCCGATATCTCATGTTCTTCCTACCCGACCGAGAAAGGCATATATATCAGCAGCATTTCACAAACAgagatcatcgtcttccgctcgtccaccatcatcactccccactcacccccacccaTTCCATCGTCGGACTGACATCGTCCTAGACCTCTCTTACCCTTTGATTACGGTCTTAGAATCTTCATGTATTTGACAGGTAGATttgatactcaccttctgatTGAAGCTCACAGTCTTAGGATGCACCTCCCTACACGAAGAACACTGAACCTATGTTGGGTAAGCGAGAGAGCAAGATATCAGCAGCCGCAATACCACAAAGCAGCAAGGGATGTAGGACTGTTCCCACTCTCTCTTGCTACACCAAATCGATAGCGGTCACTCACAGTGAAGAAATACTCGTAATCCTCATCAGCAGGCACAAGTTCCTTGACACCCTCCAACTCCATCGAAATGTAGACGCAAAGTTTCTGGAAACGGGCAAGGTCAGGTATCAGCTTGGTGAGGTAATCATTTGACCGTAAGGAACAGCTGACTGACCACCATGTTTTGGAACTCGAGCAGCTGTTCCTTTCTGATTTGACTTGAGAGCGGGAGAGATTGTagagaacgaagaagaaagcgaaagcCAAGTGAGATTTCATATTTGAGCTTGATTGCTGATTGCAGTCAATTGAGTGGTGCcccactcccctctcctctaACCTGCGCTTGGACcgcttggtgagttgtttaGACCGGCGGTCATCATAGCGTATAAGCAAACGTCGTCTTCGTTGTTTTCTTGGCTTTTGACTGTTGAATGTTGACGAATAACACAATAACAGAATATATAAAGTACATCGTCAGCCTCATCTTTCTTGTAAGCCAAGTACAGCTACCCCTCCCTACGCATCCTCACCTGCTATTCGAAATAAACTCCGCCATGTCATCCCCTATGGACATCCCACCAGATTTAATCGGTCAATCAGGTTTATACAACTCTCCTGATCCGTTACTACGTAGGTTGCGTCTCGAACAGCCGGATGGGAAGTCTATCAATAATGTATCAAAGTACTTCAAGGACAAGGAAGTGCTTGTGCTCTATGCAGGATCGGAATATGGGGAGAGTAAGTGTTGACTACCTCACCACAAGTCATGGCCCGCGTATCAGTACTGATACACCATTGACACCAATTAGACAACATCAGAGGATTCCACAGAGTATGTCTTCCAATTGCTACTATTCGTTGCCCCTCAATCTAAAATGCCCACGAGCAGATATGGCATCTCCGCAATGCAGCTAATGTCGCTTTGATGCGTTAGGACCTCACAACCTTTTCTCAGAAATACAAATCCGCCTCCGTCCTATACATCTCCACCGACGTCCTCCCCCGCCAAGCAGAGAACGTCTTACAGGGTAAACCATGGCTACGTCTGACATTCTTTGATAATTCCGATTTCGCACCGGTTGGTGAacctgatgagaaggattggtcggtggggttggaggaggttAAGAGGGGGGAGGATTTCTTACAGGCTGGGGTGGGTCTCACTGCTTTTCTTCGGGATGCGATACATATGAATTCTGCAACGCTTGAGGACTAGTTCATGTCCATGGCGTTCCAGGAAAGATACGAAGGGAGAATTTTGGCTGATATAGCTTGAATTCTGATTAGGAGGTCGAAATGGGTGAGGAAAAGATACAGTTTggacaagaagagaatggTAAGTTGAGATCCCTCATTCACACTGACCTCGCATCGCCTTTGCAGCATTGAGAATTACCTATTTACTTCTCATATTGATGTTTCGCAGAGAACGACTACGTCCGACCGTTATCGCGTGCAGGACTGACAGTCTTGATGAACGTATTCTCCACTCCCAGTATAGCGATATAGTGAGTGACCCGTCCAAACTGATCAAACCGCGAGGACGAATCCTTACCTGTTGCAATttcaatcttccttccttaGCCACATACCGACCCATTCGTTCCTAGCTAAGAATGTCAACATGTCGTCCTTCAAGCCTGAAAATGTGGAGAGGAATTATCAAATTTGGAAAGGTGGTGAGAGCACTTCGGTGAAGATATCGGGTAAGTACTGGTACAATATATCCCAGTCACTCAACGTGTACATGCTGATGGTATCTCTTGCGTTCGCAGATATAATAGATAAGATGAAATGGACCCTGTTGTTACTGCTGATAGCTATAGGATATCACCTAGCAGTCAGACTTGGTGGCGGTGAGATCGATTTTTACTGTTCAACAGTGTCTCAATCCACAAACGATTTCAACAACTATTTGGGACTAACCAAATGTTTCCAACTACAGAACAATACAACTTCATACCAAAAGTCATGAACGGTATCAACGGGCGATTGAACGGGAAGATATGATATACATTGACATTCGATCATGAACCTATGCATCGGTCATAGCATATAGTACCGCGACCTGAGCATAGATCGATGTTGATAGAAATTCAAACAAACCCCAACATCGGGACCACAAGATAAGGCATCGAACAGACGACTCGATCAAGGGATTATCGCTACATGCGGATATCggtcagctttgatcgtcCGACCTGGACGTACCAATCCCTCTACTTCTTGCATGAGTCGATTGATCTCCGCCTGAGCCTTTTTAAGACCATTCGATCGTTCCTACGTATACACTCCACGAAATTAGTAGCAATACCGAACACTGAGTGCAGATCCTGAAAGAGGTATGTATGGATATGATAGATCcacgaactcacctcatacCTCTTTTCCCAACTatccacctcaatctcaagGGTCGataccttcctctccatttGCTCAGCTTTCACACTGTCCAATCTGGCTCTGTCACGGTATGACCCATGATTATTCagcatatcatatcattcaaTGACAGGTACGATACTCACTGGCCCAGAGCTTCTTTCAATTTCTTTTCgctcttctcgttctcgctcgagtcagctcaaccagaaccagaaccagcTGTAggatgatgactcacctcttccagctcaagTACAAGTCGCTCGTTCTCTGCTTCGCAAGTCTCAGTATCTTCAGACTCCGATCCTGAATGTGCGTTCTGCATTTTGGAGACTTGCAGCTCATTCTCCAGCTTGACGATTTGCTATGAGTAGGTTGCAGAATCGTCAGTAAAGGATCGCGACGATGGGACTCACATCTTGAAGCTCGGCTCGAAGGCGTTCGTTCTCTGCTTTGTAGGCCTGAGCCGCTTCCAGCTCGGATATCAAGCGTTGGTTCTCTGCCTTGCAAGATTGGAGGTCACCTTGTAAGTTGGTGATTTGCTATGTTAGGTCGAGGATTTCAGTACAAATGCAGGCtagattgatgaggagtgGATTGGGACCTGACTTACTTGTTTGAGTCGGTCCTGCGCAACGATATCATCCGAACTCAGTGGAATCAGCTCCAGTCTAGCGCATGCAATATCGATAGAGGACTGTCGGGGAGaaagcagactcaccatgtTGCTGCTTAATGAATGTGATATTAGTATCAGGAGGCCGTGCAAATGTTGCAAGTGAATTGACCCAGGCCATAGGAATTGGGGATGGCAAGGTCGAGTCATACCCCAACATAGTTATATAACGATCATacttgatgctgatgagcTTGCCACGATTTCTTCGGGTTCTATGGCGATGCATTACATGTATTGTTCGGGTGCCTGTGTGAACTGATGGGTACGATCAGTGCACCGTACGAGACATGTGTTccagagggagaaggcatCAACGATCACAAATTGtatggattgatggtgggACTAAGGTATTATAGCGAGGCATCTGGCTATTGCCACTGTGCTCAGGACGACAAACTGCACTGCACTCTGCGGTGTACCATCGGCTCAAAAGGCGACACAGTAGATACATGATCTGTTGAAACTTGCCATCCTCTCAGCTTCAAACACGATGATCGACATCGTAAGTTCCAAGACGAGTGCATAGACCGAGACATGGCATTCCATTCGCAAAACATACCAGGATACGAGGGGTAATCACCTCATTTACAATAATTCTCATCGTTCCCTGTATAACATTTTGGTTCACAccctcttccaattcctATCTGCTCTATCTAGCGATACATATCCTCGCGCCTATCTCATAATCTAGAATCTTGAACAGTACTCGTAGCATCAGAACTCAAATATTCACCCGTATCAATCTCAAAAGACGCATGACTATCCGATAATCCCCCATCTCCATTcgtctcctcttccagctcggTATCGGAAAATTCGGAAAgatcactctcctcctctggTACGCTGGAACCGTTCTCCCCGATCTCCTTTTTGGACCGAGCTAGAGAGGCTCGGACTGCCCAATGATCGCTGATGTTGTATTGAGAGCTTGAGGCAGACGATTGAGAAACGATCGAGCTCGATCTTGTCATTGCTGGACGGGTATCTGTGGATACATATTCAACCAACGTCATCTGCCATACCACATCATCGTGGGGTACCAAGTTGTAATTCACTTACTGCTACGTGAGACATCCGGTTGACCAGTCCCAGCAGAGAGAAAACTTCCATATCTTGAGGAACTGGCTGACGCCTTTTTGTCGCAATCACGGTACACTGAATTAGCATTATTGAGCGTTTCGATCGTTTGTTTTGCGCTTGGTCCGTTACTCTTGCCGCTAGCCTGGGGATAGAAATTCGAATAATGGTTGCCCGTTCTACTACCTGTACCGCTGCCTGCATAGGAACGGATGTAAATGATGGCCTTTGATCATATGGGTAGACAACGCAATCTGGTCCACTTAACTTACCTCCACAAGTCCATGAGCTTGAACTACCCCGTCGGAACCCCGAGCCGACTATGATAACCATATCAAACGTTGATCAGTCAAGTTCACTATGTCACTCCATCGTTTGAGCGTGGGTTACTAAAAATGAAGTCTTACCTGAAGAACCAAAGCGGGCAGAGAATCTGCCACCGATAGTCGCCATGCTTATATCCCTCTACGTGTTTCGCGTCTCTGTCAAATGATCCTCCACTAGGTCTGTTGAGAGGACGGCTCCGTAAATTAGCTAGGGACCCAGATCGTATGTTCGTGCAAGTCGTCTGGCGTAGATGTTGTTTCTTGTTTCTTCACCTGTCAATTTGAGCTACGATATTTTGGTCTAACGTTGATTTTGTTTTTTGGTTTTTGTTGTTAGGTAGATAGAGAACCACAAACATTTAATGAATGACCTGGAAACATGAAATAGATTACAACGTAACTTATGACTCGACACTCTTCAGCTATTCTGATAACTGATACCAGCTCGACTAGTCCCACCGAGCGGATATCATCTGTGCAGACCAACAAGGACTTGTCCTCGGTCGGCATGTGTTATCCAAACCATACCGCCTGTCCTATCCTTTCATGTTGATCCTTCATACCTGCATTCATCAACAATCCTTTATCACCCAGTCAACTCAAAGCGCGTTTAGACCTCATCACCTGTCTTCATCGTTTCATACTATTTCATTCGAGTCGAAGACCAACGGAGTTGTACTAGATTCAATCTGATACGCACGTGCGATCTTGAGTCAGGACATACCATGTCCAAAGGAGTTTAGTTTATTGATCTTGACTCCCTCGGTGATTATATAAGTCAAACCTGAATCGagtgagaggatgatgaagcattGCATCCGTATACCAATATACCCGAGTACTCCTACATCCTATTCGCGTCACTTCCCAACCAAAATCCCCaaccccttccatccccctACAACTGGCCGTACCAAAGCCAAACTCTTGTCtaaaccttcttccaaccctGCTCCTCCAGATTCCACCACCTCTTTCAGTATATCTTCTCGACCTTCCCAAGCGAGTTCTATGGACTGAGTCAATTTCTCTCGGAATGCTATGATGGTAGATTGGAGGGATCTGGAAAGTTCGATATGGTCTGAGGTGGCTAGGCGTAGATGTCGGAGGAGGGCGATGGCGTCGTCTGTTAAGTAGAGgcaagatgtcagctatgaGACATATCCTTCTGACGTTGTGCGAAAGGAGAGTCCAGAGGACAGGTTGGAGGAATGGCGATATAGCAAAGAACTTACTACTCTTATCATCAACCCTAACCACCAACCTACCAATACTAGCCACCaaatactcgtactcgtcgACTGTACCTTTCCTTCCGGTAGccctcttcctgctcttcttAGATTTGGCGGTTTGTCTATATCACATATAAAACGTTATCGTCAGCTACACTTCCTCCTAGATTTGAGAGGTATACAAGGGTTCGAGCTTACCCAGTCATCTTGGTCGTCTGGGAGAAAACGGTCGTGGGAGCGACAGTATACCTCGTAAATCCAGTGACAGCGGTGGTAGCGTTGGTAGCTACGTCCACGCCTTCGATCGCAGGTTCGGTGTCGACGATGTAGAATGATTCTACGATTTTATGAGCAAAATATAAGCATGATTCTCCCTCCCAACTTCAACAAGATATGTCAAGTCGGAGTTGGAATAGCGGAAGATCAGCGGTAAACTTACCAGGATCATTTTCCCGTATTTTCCTCAGCTCTTTCAACCTATTCACCTCTTTATCCAACTgcccttccatctcttcgaaAGTTTCCATCAGAGCTTCATGGGCTTCTTCAAGTCCAGGATGAATCATCGATTCGATCAGATCGATCCGGTCATGTAGTGATGTCTTTAATATAGTAGAAGTCAGCATCATCACATTATCATTGTAATGATTCGACAACCCAAGACCATCACGCGAGGGCGACACGAACTGTGTTGGTGGAATTGACTCACCAATCGATAAGCCTCGCTGAACTCCGTACCTCGACAAAGCACGTCCACGGCACTGTCAACGTCCTGCGCATGCTCGATAAACACCTGCGAAGCTTCCAAATGTCTTCCACGAGATGATAGGTGGTCTATCAATTTCCATTAGCTAGCTCTTCTACGTTGAATGCGGATGCGTAAACCTTACCCGTGACTCTCTCGCATATCTGCGCGGTTTCGTCTTCCGACACCCTCAATCTCTTAGCGAGAGTGAACAGTTCTCTCCAAGCGTGGGCTTTCTCATAAGCTTTTAGAGCTTTGTCATCTTTCTTCGCTAGTATATATGCTAACACAACGCAGAATAGTCAGCTTCCACCCTCGATCCCTCTTCGAAGCGCATTGCTTACATATGGCAGCATCGGTGAAATCTCTTCTGTCGTACAGGTAATCTCCATATAGATCATGTATCACCTAAAATACATAGATTTGTTAACTATCACAAGTATCTGATTAAGACCAAGCGAAGATGTGCTCACTTGTAGATGTTCAGGTTCATCCGCATACAAACTGAACGCCTCGTCGTACAACTCG comes from Kwoniella bestiolae CBS 10118 chromosome 1, complete sequence and encodes:
- a CDS encoding sorting nexin-3, with protein sequence MSQSQPYDSNPYYQSPAQQNPYQSPQQSNYQQSPSSHQAFQSPYQSQNQGYNNSPQQGYLNYQQQQQTPQQGYQSPPQQQQGYFNQPGGGAGYGQQPQSPPVEVTHSPFVRTDSSARLTFSEMARMAGRPQTFDEMYAVPESFLEIEIRNPMTHGIGRKMYTDYEIVCMTNIPAFKLRHSVVRRRYSDFEAFRDILERESTRVNIPPLPGKVFTNRFTDEIIEQRREGLQRFLEIVAGHPLLQTGSKVLCAFLQDPSWEKSQWV